In Planctomycetota bacterium, a genomic segment contains:
- a CDS encoding DUF2934 domain-containing protein — translation MNGSNSTALRQHAYSVFTASRREGSSSVLARPHSSSIGALAPPWSAPRSSMAEPKSAGLAGTPGVTDSIGLPGRLAGEIARPKQRPDRPETEPGGSGSQSVGPGRPISEDAIRRRAYEIYRGRQAYAPGDPVRDWLQAEAELRAERDATDAS, via the coding sequence GTGAACGGCTCGAACAGCACCGCCCTCCGCCAGCACGCCTACTCGGTGTTCACGGCGTCGCGTCGCGAGGGTTCGTCGTCCGTGCTCGCCCGCCCGCACTCCAGCTCCATCGGTGCCCTGGCGCCGCCGTGGTCTGCCCCGCGATCGAGCATGGCCGAGCCCAAGAGCGCGGGGCTGGCCGGCACCCCGGGCGTCACCGATTCGATCGGGCTGCCGGGCCGCCTGGCGGGCGAAATCGCCCGTCCCAAGCAGCGGCCGGACCGGCCCGAGACCGAGCCGGGCGGCTCTGGGTCCCAGTCGGTTGGACCCGGCCGGCCCATCAGCGAGGACGCCATCCGCCGGCGGGCCTACGAGATCTACCGGGGTCGCCAGGCCTACGCCCCGGGCGACCCCGTGCGGGACTGGCTGCAGGCCGAAGCCGAACTGCGGGCCGAGCGGGACGCCACCGACGCCTCCTGA